AGTTTAGCTACTGCAGCTTGAAGCACCAGAAAAGATAACGAGCATCATATTCATGTCACAAAGTCGAATATAATGCAAACCATGTTCTGAGGCCAGAAATTTGTTAAAAATTTTATATTGTTAATCATACTGCAAGATAAACTTGCCTGATTGCTGGTGATTATGTATTTGTGCACGAATTGACAAAGCGTTATTCGGTCATATGTGTAGCAAGATTATGCAACTACCTTTGAACAGGTTTTTTTGAAAGACTGGACACTTCTTGAAGAGGATGTCTTTCAAGATGTATTGAAGGAGCTCCCACTGGATGAGAGGATCTTTATAGTTGCGGAAGTTATACCACCAGTCGAGCATGATTCTTCAGGTAAAATGTGTAATGCTTCTTGTTGATAATTATGTGTATATGATAGGCTGTTGCATTTTGACGTTATTCCTAGTAAAGCACTGTGCTTGACTACTTGATGCATGATAATACTTGAGGAAACGAGCAAAAAAATGAGTCGCAAACACGTATGTGATTCGCTGGTTTCCTCAAGTATCAGTATGAGCCAACTGGCCCAGCAAGCAGCACTTCTTGGTGCAAAACGTTTTTTCACGTTTAGCATAAATAGAAATGGGCAGCTCAAACACAATTGGAGAAGTGCTTTCTTACAAGTTAGAGTTTTTAATGAAAACAGTGAATAAGCAAGCTCTGTTGAAATCTACAAAACCAGTGAACATGCAAATACAAGCTCAATACGTTAAACTGACTGAGCAATCATCTAAAGTGCCACATTTGAAATCTGAATCAATGGGCTGCCCAATAGTGGATTGTATCAGTCATAAAAGTATAAAGTGCAGGCTACACTTGATTAGCCTATTTTATGGCTGAAATTATCAGAACTAGTGGTTGCACGACACGGgaatattaaagggacactataaTTTTACTGATGTGCTCCTTTAAACTTGAAGCCATTGTAGCATAAATGAAACCACACAAGGAACAAAAGACTGGACACCACAGGCACTACACTCACAATTCATTTATTACTAGAGGCTAGAAGagaacataaaataacatgtggATGCGCAGTGGTTCAACTTTGCAATGAgaaagaaaaagttttttttctttttaattaccATGTGGAACCACTGCGCCTCCACATTTTATTCTATGTTCTCTTTAGTCTCTAGGAGAAGCACCCGTGGTGTCCAGCTTTCTCTTCCTTGTCTCTTGTTTCATTTATGCTGCAATGTTTCAAGTTTCAGACTACCCGAAGAAAAGTTATTTTGAATTTCCTTCAAGACTGTTTACATTTCCTTGGCAAAAGTGGGTTGAGCAATAGCAATCCAAATAAAAGAGTGTATTTACTTTTTGAATTTCATACCCAAATTAAAGCAATGATGACATCTTGGTAATGCTGCCTGTTTCATGCAACCTGATATAGTTGGTCTGTCTTTATGCAGGAAaagtaaaatatatatatatatatattttggggttttacatgccaacaCCACACTATGATTATAAAGCATGCACTCCAGTTGAATTTTGGCCCCTGGGGATCAATAATTGCAGGAAAAGTTCCTGAAATTCCTGGATTTATTACACTTAGATGAGATTTATTTGAATGTGATCCAGCACCATTCTGTTTGTTGGTTCACGGTGGGATGGGAATGCAGGTCAAGATAGAACACAAAGGGCTCTTACATCGAATGAACATAATAAGGAAAAATAACATGTCATAATTATCAATAGGCTGCTGGCGAAGAAATTTGATAGCAGTGTTCTATTGCAGAGAGTATGGTAAAACAACTATATAAAAACACTACTTAAAAATTTTCCTAATGCTTGGTGTACACTGATGCAACTTGTCGAACCCTGGTGTAACCAAAGTGGTTTCATGGAATTAGCTCTTCAGTCTGCTTTTGCATGCATGGACATCAGTTCTGACAAATTACGAAGTGCATTCACATTCTGTGTACAGACAGGTATGTGATGGCCGTGGCCTTCATTCTGCAGTTTTCAATGTTTACCCTGATGAGTTAGTGGCCTCTGTGGGCAACCCATAAATTGTTACAACTTCGCAGAATCTTGTTCATTACTTTTTGGGCACAACAGATGACTGTGTTAGTCTCTTTAGAGGCTGATATTTTCTTTTATACTTTCTCTTGGGCACACAACCTAAATAACTTGAAAGGTACTATAAAGACAATGTTAAATCCACGCTTGTATGCAACCGCTTTTGAGGTTGGGGAAAGGACGTTATTGAACGGCATTAAAGCTTATTGGTTTAATTTTTCTTACAATCACAGGGTCGACAAGTTAAAATTTTCAGTGCATTCACACAAGACACAAGAATGAGTAAAAAATCAGTCCTGAGTTTTCAGTTTATGCCCTGCAGAGGCCAAAACAGACTGGCATGGTGTTCATGACCTACCACGGCCTTGATGACAGGCTTAGAGACTGCTTAGTAGCATTGAAGGCCTGGTGTCAACACAAGCTTCTCTGTGCACTATAAGCAGTGCAACTGCTTTATGTTACTTCAGAAAGCCTGTTGGTGTGTAGAAGTACTGCACGTAAGGCCAAAAGTCTTGAAGTTGCTTATATTTCACACATCAGGGGGaaattctgtaagtgtccacctagtgaaATGTCCATTTCAGCTGCAGCGGATTGGCTGGAGCTGAACAAGCGAGAAGGAAACTTGCTGTGGGCGCCTGTTTCCTTCTCTCTCGTACCCCAgtacagccaatcagcacttcagcagcagctgAAATGTACATGTCCATTAGAGGGGATATTTCCAGCATGCCACCATACCCTCACCCACTCCCCTCGTGCAAATACAGCTTTGGGGCATTGACAGAtaagattttttttattattttaggtATCTCGCAAGCAGTCCCCGTGACTATTGTTGAAGATGAAGTGAGCATACCCCAGTTCAACTTTCATTTTGAGAATCTGCCAAGAAGTGTGCAAGATGCTTTACAGGCAGCTCAGGCACTTCCTCCCAGAGAAAGGAGGGACCTTGTAAGGTGCATTGCATATGACATGATGCAGGTTTCACCACGGCCTAGGAGAGAGTTTATCCGCAGTGTCACTGAGGCTATAGTAAGGCGATTTCCTGTTTGCCTTCAGGACCGCACAGTCAATGGCAAGGTTCTTGGTTGAGGATACGATTCGCTGTTCCAGCAACTTGAAAACAGAGTAGAGAATTTGGGTCGTGTGAAGAAGCAAGGATCACCATCAAACGTGAAGACCAAGAAACGCTCATATGGCTGCGCCAATTGGCAGCCAGTGTGTGTGCAACCAGTCGAAACCATAGCTGAAAAGGTTCAGTTTCTTAAAGAGGAGGGCCAGAAGACACTGCGAGAAATTAATGTAACCTTGGCACAGACCTGTATGGACGCAACTTATGGTGAACAGCGAACGTTTATAAATTCTGATGCACCAGTCCACAGCACAGCAGAAGTCAAAGAGGAATGGGCATTGCCCTTCCACAAGCCCTTTTTTTACAAACATGCCTGTCAGCTCCTTGGCAAAAATGTGAAGGTAAGAACTCCTAATGGCAAATACTTATGTCTAGCATTACCAGTGTTTGCCCATGCATTGAGCACTCCACAAGACAATTAAGGTAAGACACATGAAATGGCCTCTGGAAGCGAAGTCTGAAATGTTATCCGAAACAGCAGCACATAGTCTGAGTATGTCTTATTTTGACATATTCATTGTGCTTACTTTAGAGGAACACAGGTAgaggctttttttattttacgcCTCACAATAACGAATGTAGAGGAACACTGAAACAGTTTTCGTGGCTATGTACAAGGGAACCCAGTCGTAGGGTGGATCCCTGTAATCATCAAGACACAAATTTAGGTGCTCTGCACAAAGCGTGTAATCTGAGTTTTAAACATCTGCATTCTATGTAGAGTGGGGTAGTAATGTCACTTCCGCAAGTGATCTGGTTGACTCCTCATGTGCTATCAGGAATATACTTCATTTAAGCATATTTTTAATATCAAATGTTATAAACTGACATGTCTCTTCAAACCAGTAGCacattcatatttaaaacagtGCCAAAAACATGGACAagagagaacacaggacgagTGCTGTCCTGTGTTCTCTCTTGTCCGTGCTTTTTTGGCACTGTTTTGAAtatgaatgatccgtaccaaccagctcgcacccaaacccttctcaGTAGCACATTTCTGCTTTGAGAGTGCGGGTTGTTTGTACACATGATCTTGAACATACGTGCGAGGGAAGTAGTACAATAAAGAGTTTCCTCCGAAAAGTGGGGCTTTTTGAAAGCTTTGTGTGGCTACATAGAGAAAGGCGAGGAATGAAAGAGAATGTGACAAACATTAAGAATCACATGGTGGCAAGGACGGATGATAGAACATGGAGGATTTC
The sequence above is a segment of the Dermacentor silvarum isolate Dsil-2018 unplaced genomic scaffold, BIME_Dsil_1.4 Seq903, whole genome shotgun sequence genome. Coding sequences within it:
- the LOC125942021 gene encoding uncharacterized protein LOC125942021; this translates as MPLLKIWNADCSMKKMAQASNLLEVLAQAQEKGICQSENAKVFLKDWTLLEEDVFQDVLKELPLDERIFIVAEVIPPVEHDSSGISQAVPVTIVEDEVSIPQFNFHFENLPRSVQDALQAAQALPPRERRDLVRCIAYDMMQVSPRPRREFIRSVTEAIVRRFPVCLQDRTVNGKVLG